One genomic segment of Amycolatopsis granulosa includes these proteins:
- a CDS encoding SpoIIE family protein phosphatase, with amino-acid sequence MTRDDLVVTEPSHVGRARVIAAAAAARAGLPVNRVHQVSLAATELASNLLKHAGRGVFSVVPGLGRLDVLATDAGPGISRIEDSMRDGYSTTGTLGGGLGAVRRAAEEFDLYSRRGQGTVVLARWRVTASPLPGGLRVGSAILTAPGETECGDRWTAEVTGDTVTIAVSDGLGHGELAARASDVAISTVAAHTELRPARILELMQPSLASTRGATVAVAQLTPAEGRMRFCGVGNVSTRFYADPDGPVQRIVSRHGIVGVAARPRPTDSAHPWAERSWLILHSDGISDRWSSTDWPGLFNHDPATVAGWILGQRGRGRDDACVVVITGGGRS; translated from the coding sequence GTGACACGCGACGACCTCGTCGTGACCGAACCGAGTCACGTCGGCAGGGCGCGGGTGATCGCCGCGGCGGCCGCCGCCCGGGCCGGCCTGCCCGTGAACCGGGTCCACCAGGTGTCGCTGGCCGCCACCGAGCTGGCCTCCAACCTGCTCAAACACGCCGGCCGGGGCGTCTTCAGCGTGGTGCCGGGGCTGGGCCGGCTGGACGTCCTGGCGACCGACGCCGGCCCCGGGATCAGCCGGATCGAGGACAGCATGCGCGACGGCTACTCGACCACCGGCACGCTCGGCGGCGGCCTCGGCGCGGTGCGCCGCGCCGCCGAGGAGTTCGATCTCTACAGCCGGCGCGGCCAGGGCACCGTGGTGCTGGCGCGGTGGCGTGTGACGGCCTCGCCGCTGCCGGGCGGGCTGCGGGTGGGCAGCGCGATCCTCACCGCACCGGGCGAAACCGAGTGCGGGGACCGGTGGACGGCGGAAGTCACCGGCGATACCGTGACCATTGCCGTGAGTGACGGTCTCGGGCACGGAGAGTTAGCAGCCCGGGCCAGTGACGTGGCGATCTCCACTGTCGCCGCGCACACGGAGCTGAGACCGGCTCGTATCCTGGAGCTGATGCAGCCGTCCCTCGCCTCCACTCGCGGTGCGACCGTGGCTGTCGCGCAGCTGACACCGGCGGAGGGGCGCATGCGGTTCTGCGGGGTGGGCAACGTGTCCACCCGGTTCTACGCGGACCCCGACGGGCCCGTGCAGCGCATCGTGTCCCGCCACGGCATCGTCGGCGTCGCCGCCCGGCCCCGGCCCACCGATTCCGCCCACCCGTGGGCCGAGAGGAGCTGGCTGATCCTGCACAGCGACGGCATCTCGGACAGGTGGAGCAGCACCGACTGGCCCGGCCTGTTCAACCACGACCCGGCCACCGTTGCCGGCTGGATCCTCGGGCAACGCGGCCGCGGACGGGACGACGCCTGCGTGGTGGTCATCACCGGAGGTGGCCGGTCATGA
- a CDS encoding ATP-binding protein has product MTRAASTSTVAIHDEYDIVHVRHAAREAASTAGFSLVQQTKLVTAASELARNALVYGGGGQAEIVVENLGSNPTVRMTFTDKGPGIPDIDAAMADGFTTGSGLGLGLGGAKRLADHFRIESEPGRGTMVEISMSVRRIAGP; this is encoded by the coding sequence GTGACACGCGCGGCCTCGACGAGCACGGTCGCCATCCACGACGAGTACGACATCGTGCATGTGCGGCACGCCGCCAGGGAGGCGGCGTCGACCGCCGGGTTCAGCCTGGTCCAGCAGACCAAGCTGGTCACCGCCGCCAGCGAGCTGGCCCGCAACGCCCTGGTCTACGGGGGTGGCGGGCAGGCGGAGATCGTCGTCGAGAACCTCGGCAGCAACCCGACCGTGCGGATGACGTTCACCGACAAGGGTCCGGGCATCCCGGACATCGACGCGGCGATGGCGGACGGGTTCACCACCGGGTCCGGCCTCGGTCTCGGCCTGGGCGGCGCGAAACGGCTGGCCGACCACTTCCGGATCGAGTCGGAACCGGGCCGCGGGACGATGGTGGAGATCAGCATGTCGGTGCGCAGAATCGCGGGACCGTGA
- a CDS encoding STAS domain-containing protein translates to MAGVPIVSLNGVLLVTIQEELLDQSVAEFEQELTEKVVETRARGVLIDVSVLDIIDSFLARTLHDIAAITSLMAARTVVVGMRPAVAITLVELGLTLPGLETALSVEEGLSLLSPAPGPARTARP, encoded by the coding sequence ATGGCGGGCGTACCCATCGTCAGCCTGAACGGTGTCCTGCTGGTCACGATCCAGGAGGAGCTCCTCGACCAGTCGGTGGCCGAGTTCGAGCAGGAACTCACCGAGAAGGTCGTGGAGACCCGCGCCCGGGGCGTGCTCATCGACGTGTCCGTCCTGGACATCATCGACTCGTTCCTGGCCCGCACGCTGCACGACATCGCGGCGATCACGTCGCTGATGGCCGCCCGCACCGTCGTGGTCGGGATGCGGCCGGCCGTGGCGATCACCCTGGTCGAGCTCGGCCTGACCCTGCCCGGCCTGGAGACGGCGCTCTCCGTCGAGGAAGGTCTGTCGCTCCTCAGCCCGGCGCCGGGGCCTGCGCGGACGGCCCGGCCGTGA
- a CDS encoding STAS domain-containing protein, which produces MTTTSDRQITTVVSDFLDAQKDAIVAQWAGSSFFRSVAQDSDQAAGDSAEVLRGVRRAIAAGQADNPGADGFNDLRSLLTALASQLDGNEGVSARTAVEVSELKQPLLRLWQEQADAELLTPGAVMLVGAVDTLRLVLVESALAAARDTLAIQREQLSELSTPVIKLWDGVLAIPLIGTLDSMRSQVATESLLQAIMTQQAKVAILDITGVPTVDTMVAQHLLKTAMAARLMGAECVISGIRPQIANTMVQLGIDLGEVATRARLADALAYALHRLGLQVGSSPAGPDVR; this is translated from the coding sequence ATGACGACAACCTCCGACCGCCAGATCACCACCGTGGTCAGCGATTTCCTTGACGCGCAAAAGGATGCGATCGTCGCCCAGTGGGCCGGCTCGTCGTTCTTCCGCTCCGTGGCACAGGATTCCGATCAGGCCGCCGGCGACAGCGCCGAGGTGCTGCGCGGGGTGCGCCGGGCCATCGCCGCCGGTCAGGCGGACAACCCCGGTGCCGACGGGTTCAACGACCTGCGTTCACTGCTCACCGCGCTCGCCTCGCAGCTGGACGGGAACGAGGGTGTGAGCGCGCGCACCGCCGTCGAGGTGAGCGAGCTCAAGCAGCCCCTGCTGCGGTTGTGGCAGGAGCAGGCGGATGCGGAGTTGCTCACACCCGGCGCGGTGATGCTCGTCGGTGCCGTCGACACGCTCCGGCTGGTGCTCGTCGAGTCGGCGCTCGCGGCGGCCAGGGACACCCTGGCGATCCAGCGGGAACAGCTGTCCGAGCTGTCCACCCCGGTGATCAAGCTGTGGGACGGCGTGCTGGCGATCCCGCTCATCGGCACGCTGGACAGCATGCGCAGCCAGGTCGCCACCGAGAGCCTGCTTCAGGCGATCATGACCCAGCAGGCGAAGGTCGCGATCCTGGACATCACCGGCGTGCCCACGGTCGACACGATGGTGGCCCAGCACCTGCTGAAGACCGCCATGGCGGCGCGGCTGATGGGCGCCGAGTGCGTGATCAGCGGCATCCGTCCGCAGATCGCCAACACGATGGTCCAGCTCGGCATCGACCTCGGCGAGGTCGCCACGCGCGCCCGGCTGGCCGACGCGCTCGCCTACGCCCTCCACCGGCTGGGCCTGCAGGTCGGGTCGTCGCCGGCGGGCCCGGACGTGCGCTGA
- a CDS encoding STAS domain-containing protein — translation MTTDEGATRSASASVVRTEISGDTGRVLLLGEIDHGAVDQLDQAVEELLGSGVVHLVLDFAGLNFFDSACISALIRAKTSAEERSGTVKLANVDRYARRILDITGLLGSFTIEGEESPSPSA, via the coding sequence ATGACGACGGACGAAGGCGCGACCAGGTCTGCCAGCGCTTCCGTGGTGCGCACGGAGATCAGCGGCGACACCGGACGGGTGCTGCTGCTCGGCGAGATCGACCACGGCGCGGTCGACCAGCTGGACCAGGCCGTGGAGGAGCTGCTCGGATCCGGCGTGGTCCACCTGGTGCTCGACTTCGCGGGCCTCAACTTCTTCGATTCGGCCTGCATCAGCGCCCTGATCAGGGCGAAGACCAGCGCCGAGGAGCGCAGCGGCACCGTGAAGCTGGCCAACGTGGACCGTTACGCACGGCGCATCCTCGACATCACCGGACTGCTGGGTTCGTTCACCATCGAGGGAGAGGAATCACCCAGCCCGAGCGCGTGA
- a CDS encoding DUF6292 family protein: MYLEYEDAQARGLRRYVRLVTEALGLGGNAYFVQLDPPPANAYLALERRLPEFPDRDAALLWSEDTGWSLVVESHCGEDLIVLSYLGTDVLPAPRVVARFAEDLCDGTARGVLDPPGRDPVDVRERLAAYAAPALAG, encoded by the coding sequence ATGTACCTGGAATACGAGGACGCGCAGGCGCGGGGACTGCGGCGTTATGTGCGACTGGTGACCGAGGCTCTGGGACTGGGCGGCAACGCCTACTTCGTGCAGCTGGATCCACCACCGGCGAACGCCTACCTGGCGCTGGAACGGCGCCTCCCGGAATTCCCCGATCGCGACGCTGCCCTCCTCTGGAGCGAGGACACCGGATGGTCCCTGGTGGTGGAATCCCACTGCGGCGAGGACCTGATCGTGCTGTCCTACCTGGGCACCGACGTCCTGCCCGCGCCGCGGGTGGTGGCTCGGTTCGCCGAGGACCTCTGCGACGGCACCGCGCGTGGTGTGCTCGATCCGCCGGGGCGCGATCCGGTGGACGTCCGGGAGCGGCTCGCGGCCTACGCCGCCCCCGCGCTGGCGGGGTGA
- a CDS encoding STAS domain-containing protein, which produces MPEDVFAVRHRVTGDAVVVTVSGGVDLCSAPAMISEMDQARRAARPPQPVIVDLSRVDFLGSAGLSLLVEAEQRCAEAGTPLRLVASSRVVLRALEAADLGQVFTVSGSLECALGEG; this is translated from the coding sequence TTGCCGGAAGACGTTTTCGCGGTGCGTCATCGCGTGACCGGGGACGCCGTTGTCGTCACGGTGAGCGGCGGCGTTGACCTCTGTTCCGCGCCCGCGATGATCAGCGAGATGGACCAGGCCCGGCGTGCGGCACGCCCGCCGCAGCCGGTGATCGTCGACCTGTCCCGCGTGGACTTCCTCGGCTCCGCCGGGTTGTCCCTGCTGGTCGAGGCCGAGCAGCGGTGTGCCGAGGCCGGCACGCCGCTGCGCCTCGTCGCGTCCAGCCGCGTGGTGCTCCGGGCACTCGAAGCGGCCGATCTGGGGCAGGTGTTCACGGTGTCCGGGTCCCTCGAGTGCGCGCTGGGCGAGGGCTGA
- a CDS encoding SpoIIE family protein phosphatase yields the protein MTKPADTSYLDSLGEMGDRIAARDWSATALGPIGDWPEELHGALRLVLSSRFPMLVWWGPELTTFYNDAYRPAMGEKHPRYLGRPAAECWAEAWAELGPLARHVLAGEGATYSENQLLFLDRHNYLEETYWTFSYSPICNDRNEVLGILIAVQDTTVQVVRQRRLAVLNDLGEVSAAGTVTRTARSAVAALGRHGADLPFALAYLFEDGQASLAAAYGVGPGERAAPAVLERTPEPVWPLWAGETRVCSGLRRRFGPDFVQPVVVGTTSPDEAVVLPLIASGRAEPVGALVLGASAYQALDADHRAFLELVGGQVSSLITDALAYESERRRSAALAELDRVKSEFFANVSHEFRTPLTLIAGPAEDALADTAEPLPPGQRERLELVHRNAGRLRRLVNDLLDFAKIEAGRLQPDTAPHDLAALTTEIAESFAPAVRRAGLRFEIDCPPLSRAVDVDPDMWEKIVLNLLSNGLKYTRQGGVVVRLREKDEHAELTVTDTGVGIPADEVPRLFQRFHRARGREGRSHEGAGIGLALVQELVRLHDGSVTVESVEGAGSTFTVRLPLAEVPPPPAAGLALSATVAYRDEALQWQADGDGEPAPAPAGDAPTLLVVEDNTDLSRFIARLLRPVGRVLLARDGAEGLELARRHRPDLVLSDVMMPRLDGIGLVRALRSEPATKSVPVLFLSARAGVEAAVSGLEAGADDYLPKPFSGAELLARVRANLALSDLRRRESEFRRALVESLREGVFVADSGGTIAEVNEAFSTITGYGADNLPMAWPYPWLGADAARVPAAGLVPYLGDGHEVPRVIERPDGGEAWAALTLTRVAEAEGGSGWIVGTLRDVTVEKKAADREAVLAAFAADLAAATDVAEVLHAGVSALRAILGATRVVAAIWPSTETGGLLAAVPAAGAFDELDPELYERLDRARQQSPGQIWPPDPGHELGAALGGGDSVVWAERTDQPLDGEDRALFGMLVAQLGQALGRARSYDQARAVALTLQHAILGPTDLPGGFAVRYEPAVRPLEVGGDWYDVARLPDGRIAVVVGDCVGRGLPAASVMGQLRSACSALLLSYGDPARALDQLDGFARQIPGALCTTVFCAVVDPVAGLVTYSSAGHPSAVLSHPDGSDELLDGALSVPLAVRRRKPRPRSTVPLRPGSVLLLYTDGLVERHGLPIDEAIERARATLREAPRRQSGDITEHLLTSLLPVAGHNDDVAVLVYVHPPGPLRLDLPAEPESLIDVRRELRRWLALADVPEDPAADVILAVDEACTNSIEHGYGGRGDGVLTLTATAGDGSVEIVITDDGTWRPPPADPGIRGRGVGLMRALMTEVDITPGENGSRVRLARNWKE from the coding sequence ATGACGAAACCGGCGGACACGTCTTATTTGGACAGTCTCGGCGAGATGGGGGACCGGATCGCCGCCCGTGACTGGTCGGCGACCGCACTGGGACCGATCGGGGACTGGCCGGAGGAACTGCACGGCGCGCTGCGGCTGGTGCTGTCGTCGCGGTTCCCCATGCTGGTCTGGTGGGGCCCTGAGCTCACCACCTTCTACAACGACGCCTACCGCCCGGCGATGGGCGAGAAGCACCCCCGGTACCTCGGGCGGCCCGCGGCGGAGTGCTGGGCGGAGGCCTGGGCCGAGCTGGGCCCGCTCGCGCGGCACGTGCTGGCCGGCGAGGGCGCCACCTATTCGGAGAACCAGCTGCTGTTCCTCGACCGGCACAACTACCTCGAAGAGACCTACTGGACGTTCTCCTACAGCCCGATCTGCAACGACCGCAACGAGGTGCTGGGCATCCTGATCGCGGTGCAGGACACCACCGTGCAGGTGGTCCGGCAGCGGCGGCTGGCCGTCCTCAACGATCTCGGGGAGGTCTCCGCGGCCGGGACGGTCACGCGGACGGCGCGCTCGGCGGTCGCCGCGCTCGGCAGGCACGGCGCCGACCTGCCGTTCGCGCTGGCGTACCTGTTCGAGGACGGGCAGGCGTCGCTGGCCGCCGCCTACGGCGTCGGGCCGGGCGAACGCGCCGCGCCGGCGGTGCTGGAACGCACCCCGGAACCGGTGTGGCCGCTGTGGGCCGGGGAGACGCGCGTGTGTTCCGGGCTGCGCCGGCGGTTCGGCCCGGACTTCGTGCAGCCGGTCGTGGTCGGTACGACGTCGCCGGACGAGGCGGTGGTACTGCCGCTGATCGCGTCCGGCCGGGCCGAGCCGGTGGGTGCGCTGGTGCTCGGGGCGTCGGCCTACCAGGCGCTGGACGCCGACCACCGGGCCTTCCTCGAACTGGTCGGCGGGCAGGTGTCCAGCCTGATCACCGACGCCCTCGCCTACGAGAGCGAGCGGCGGCGCTCGGCGGCGCTGGCCGAGCTGGACCGCGTGAAGAGCGAGTTCTTCGCCAACGTCAGCCACGAGTTCCGCACCCCGCTGACCCTCATCGCGGGTCCGGCCGAGGACGCGCTCGCCGACACCGCGGAGCCGCTGCCGCCCGGCCAGCGGGAGCGGCTGGAGCTGGTGCACCGCAATGCCGGGCGCCTGCGCCGGCTGGTCAACGACCTGCTCGACTTCGCCAAGATCGAGGCGGGACGGCTCCAGCCCGACACCGCGCCGCACGACCTCGCGGCGCTGACCACGGAGATCGCCGAAAGCTTCGCCCCCGCGGTGCGGCGGGCCGGGTTGCGGTTCGAGATCGACTGCCCGCCGCTGTCCCGCGCCGTGGACGTCGACCCGGACATGTGGGAGAAGATCGTTCTCAACCTGCTGTCCAACGGGCTCAAGTACACCCGTCAGGGCGGCGTCGTCGTCCGGCTGCGGGAGAAGGACGAGCACGCCGAGCTGACCGTTACCGACACCGGCGTGGGCATCCCGGCCGACGAGGTGCCCCGGCTGTTCCAGCGCTTCCACCGGGCACGTGGCCGGGAGGGCCGGTCGCACGAGGGCGCCGGGATCGGGCTGGCGCTGGTGCAGGAGCTGGTGCGGCTGCACGACGGATCGGTCACGGTCGAGTCGGTGGAGGGCGCGGGCAGCACGTTCACGGTCCGGCTGCCGCTGGCGGAAGTCCCACCGCCACCCGCCGCCGGGCTCGCGCTGTCCGCCACGGTGGCCTACCGCGACGAAGCACTCCAGTGGCAGGCGGACGGTGACGGCGAACCGGCGCCGGCACCGGCGGGCGACGCCCCGACCTTGCTGGTGGTGGAGGACAACACCGACCTGAGCCGGTTCATCGCGCGGTTGCTGCGCCCGGTGGGGCGGGTGCTGCTCGCGCGGGACGGTGCCGAGGGGCTCGAGCTGGCCCGCCGGCACCGGCCGGACCTGGTGCTCTCGGACGTGATGATGCCGCGGCTGGACGGGATCGGGCTGGTGCGGGCGTTGCGCTCGGAACCGGCGACGAAGTCCGTCCCGGTGCTGTTCCTGTCCGCACGCGCCGGGGTCGAGGCGGCGGTGTCCGGGCTGGAGGCCGGCGCGGACGACTACCTGCCGAAGCCGTTCTCCGGCGCGGAACTGCTCGCCCGGGTGCGGGCCAACCTGGCGCTGTCCGATCTGCGCCGCCGCGAATCGGAGTTCCGGCGCGCCCTCGTCGAGTCGTTGCGGGAAGGCGTGTTCGTCGCCGACAGCGGCGGCACCATCGCCGAGGTCAACGAGGCGTTCAGCACGATCACCGGGTACGGCGCGGACAACCTCCCGATGGCGTGGCCGTACCCGTGGCTCGGCGCGGACGCCGCGCGCGTCCCGGCCGCGGGACTGGTGCCGTACCTCGGCGACGGGCACGAGGTGCCGCGGGTGATCGAGCGGCCGGACGGCGGTGAAGCCTGGGCTGCGCTGACCCTCACGCGCGTCGCGGAGGCCGAGGGCGGTTCCGGGTGGATCGTCGGGACGCTGCGGGACGTGACGGTCGAGAAGAAGGCGGCCGACCGGGAGGCCGTGCTCGCCGCGTTCGCGGCCGACCTGGCCGCCGCGACCGACGTGGCCGAGGTGCTGCACGCCGGGGTGAGCGCGCTGCGGGCGATCCTCGGCGCGACGCGCGTGGTCGCGGCGATCTGGCCGAGCACGGAGACCGGCGGGCTGCTCGCCGCCGTCCCCGCCGCCGGCGCGTTCGACGAGCTGGACCCGGAGCTGTACGAGCGGCTGGACCGCGCACGGCAGCAGTCACCCGGACAGATCTGGCCGCCGGACCCCGGCCACGAGCTGGGCGCCGCCCTCGGCGGTGGTGACTCCGTCGTGTGGGCCGAACGCACCGACCAGCCGCTGGACGGCGAGGACCGGGCGCTGTTCGGGATGCTCGTCGCGCAGCTGGGGCAGGCGCTGGGCCGCGCCCGCAGCTACGACCAGGCGCGGGCCGTCGCACTGACCTTGCAGCACGCCATCCTCGGCCCCACGGACCTGCCGGGCGGGTTCGCCGTGCGGTACGAGCCGGCGGTGCGGCCGCTGGAGGTCGGTGGCGACTGGTACGACGTGGCGCGGTTGCCGGACGGCCGGATCGCCGTGGTCGTCGGCGACTGCGTGGGCCGCGGGCTCCCGGCCGCGTCGGTGATGGGGCAGCTGCGCAGCGCGTGCAGCGCCCTCCTGCTCAGCTACGGCGATCCGGCGCGGGCGCTGGACCAGCTCGACGGGTTCGCGCGGCAGATTCCGGGCGCCTTGTGCACCACGGTGTTCTGCGCGGTGGTCGATCCGGTCGCCGGGCTCGTGACCTACTCCAGCGCCGGGCACCCGTCCGCGGTGCTGAGCCACCCCGATGGCAGCGACGAACTGCTCGACGGCGCGTTGTCGGTACCGCTCGCCGTGCGCCGGCGGAAGCCACGGCCGCGGTCGACGGTGCCGCTGCGGCCCGGTTCGGTGCTGCTGCTCTACACCGACGGACTCGTGGAACGGCACGGCCTGCCCATCGACGAGGCGATCGAGCGAGCCCGGGCGACGCTGCGCGAGGCGCCGCGCCGCCAGTCCGGTGACATCACCGAGCACCTGCTCACGAGCCTGCTGCCGGTCGCGGGCCACAACGACGACGTGGCGGTGCTGGTTTACGTGCACCCGCCCGGCCCGTTGCGTCTCGACCTCCCGGCGGAGCCGGAGAGCTTGATCGACGTACGGCGCGAACTGCGCCGGTGGCTTGCGCTCGCGGACGTGCCCGAGGACCCGGCGGCCGACGTGATCCTGGCGGTGGACGAGGCGTGCACGAACTCGATCGAGCACGGGTACGGCGGCCGGGGCGACGGCGTGCTCACCCTGACGGCAACCGCCGGGGACGGCAGCGTGGAGATCGTCATCACCGACGACGGCACCTGGCGCCCGCCGCCCGCCGATCCCGGGATCCGCGGGCGCGGGGTCGGGCTGATGCGGGCGCTGATGACCGAGGTGGACATCACTCCCGGGGAGAACGGGAGCCGCGTCCGCCTCGCACGGAACTGGAAGGAATAG
- a CDS encoding DUF6597 domain-containing transcriptional factor — protein MVEPVERDSRGILHPQAGLRRFDLARFPPSPEVGRFVDRYWLVSWDLPDVHEQHVLVHPVVNVVFEAGRAAVYGVQTRRFTRRLSGRGRVLGVMFRPGGFRPFLGRSLATITDTVRPLAEEVPALRPGVPTLVDALTGGAGGAEVAGLADAALAALVPAARQPSEDTTALAELAASDRDLRRVEELAAAGGLSVRRLQRAFRDHVGVSPKWVLRRYRLYDAAERAARAEPVDWAALAADLGYADQAHLTREFTAVVGEPPSWYARRA, from the coding sequence GTGGTGGAGCCGGTCGAACGGGACAGTCGCGGCATCCTGCATCCGCAGGCCGGGCTGCGGCGGTTCGATCTGGCGCGGTTCCCGCCCTCGCCGGAGGTCGGCCGGTTCGTCGACCGGTACTGGCTCGTCTCGTGGGACCTGCCGGACGTGCACGAGCAGCACGTGCTCGTGCACCCGGTCGTCAACGTGGTGTTCGAGGCGGGCCGGGCCGCGGTGTACGGCGTCCAGACGCGACGGTTCACCCGGCGGCTTTCCGGCCGGGGCCGGGTGCTGGGCGTGATGTTCCGCCCGGGTGGGTTCCGGCCGTTCCTGGGCCGTTCGCTCGCCACGATCACCGACACCGTCCGTCCGCTGGCCGAGGAGGTTCCCGCGTTGCGGCCCGGCGTGCCCACCCTGGTGGACGCGCTCACCGGGGGTGCCGGCGGTGCCGAGGTGGCCGGCCTGGCCGACGCGGCGCTCGCCGCGCTCGTCCCCGCCGCACGCCAGCCGTCCGAGGACACCACGGCACTGGCCGAGCTCGCGGCGAGCGATCGGGACCTGCGCCGGGTCGAGGAGCTGGCCGCGGCGGGTGGTCTGAGCGTGCGCCGCCTGCAGCGCGCCTTCCGCGACCACGTCGGGGTGAGCCCGAAGTGGGTGCTGCGGCGCTACCGTCTCTACGACGCGGCGGAACGCGCGGCACGGGCGGAGCCGGTGGACTGGGCCGCGCTCGCCGCGGACCTCGGCTACGCCGACCAGGCCCACCTGACCCGCGAGTTCACCGCCGTGGTGGGGGAGCCGCCCAGCTGGTACGCGCGCCGGGCTTGA
- a CDS encoding sugar kinase → MCATKGGPVDVLAVGETMVVVTPEAGGRLVSGSRYLLRPGGAESNVAALLARLGHKAAWASALGADPLGDLVLDDLERHGVDVSLVRRDGQRPTAVYFKDPTPTGTRVYYYRGGSAASAISTADIVHWSAQPARLVHVSGITAALSEQTREATRALVRGAGLVSFDVNHRPQLWHGDAPEVLLDLAQDSDIVFVGRDEAERLWGTADAESVRALLDRPRYLVVKDAAIEAVSFTPTGVHRAPSAEVEVVDVVGAGDAFAAGWLSGFLDDRDETTRLRLGHYVAARVLESPSDFADLPPAGEILARL, encoded by the coding sequence ATGTGCGCAACGAAAGGCGGGCCGGTGGACGTGCTGGCGGTGGGTGAGACCATGGTCGTGGTCACGCCCGAGGCGGGTGGTCGTCTGGTCTCGGGCAGCCGGTACCTGCTCCGGCCCGGCGGCGCCGAGTCCAACGTGGCGGCCCTCCTCGCGCGGCTCGGGCACAAGGCCGCCTGGGCGAGTGCGCTCGGCGCCGACCCGCTCGGCGACCTCGTCCTGGACGACCTGGAGCGCCACGGGGTCGACGTGTCGCTCGTGCGGCGGGACGGTCAACGCCCCACCGCGGTCTACTTCAAGGACCCCACCCCGACCGGTACCCGCGTCTACTACTACCGCGGCGGCTCGGCCGCCTCGGCCATCTCCACCGCCGACATCGTGCACTGGTCCGCGCAGCCGGCGCGGCTCGTCCACGTCTCCGGCATCACGGCGGCCCTGTCCGAACAGACCCGCGAGGCCACCCGCGCGCTCGTGCGCGGTGCCGGCCTGGTCAGCTTCGACGTCAACCACCGCCCGCAGCTGTGGCACGGCGACGCCCCCGAGGTCCTGCTCGACCTCGCCCAGGACAGCGACATCGTGTTCGTGGGCCGGGACGAGGCCGAACGCCTGTGGGGCACCGCCGACGCGGAGAGCGTGCGCGCGCTCCTCGACCGGCCGCGATACCTGGTGGTCAAGGACGCGGCGATCGAGGCCGTCAGCTTCACCCCCACCGGCGTCCACCGGGCGCCGTCGGCCGAGGTCGAGGTGGTGGACGTCGTCGGCGCGGGTGACGCGTTCGCGGCCGGATGGCTCAGCGGTTTCCTCGACGACCGTGACGAGACGACCCGTCTGCGACTGGGGCACTACGTCGCCGCACGCGTGCTCGAATCGCCGTCCGACTTCGCCGACCTGCCACCCGCCGGTGAGATCCTGGCGCGCCTGTGA
- a CDS encoding carboxylate-amine ligase, whose amino-acid sequence MEQIPTFGVEEEFLLVDEQGHLSERGPEVVEASARPDGDVQRELARSQVELASEVCQDAAELLDRLTHFRSRLAGEAGKRQLRLVATATPLLAEQHPPGITPTPRYRRMGEHFGLIARTGTTCGCHVHVRIPDRATGVRVSNHTRPWLPVLLALTANSPFDGGTDTRYSSWRYVLWSRWPSAGPPLLASLDDYESRVAALLEAGAMLDRGMIYWDIRLSEKRPTLEFRISDVTATAREATTLAALVRALVLTALSELDSPPPRVPGEVLRANLWRAARDGLDGSALHPETGRLTPAPALVGQLVERVRPALEQTGDLDFVIESLAWVREHGNGAQRQRRAYARRQELCDVIDLLSLH is encoded by the coding sequence TTGGAGCAGATACCGACGTTCGGCGTCGAGGAGGAGTTCCTGCTCGTCGACGAGCAGGGCCACCTGTCGGAGCGCGGGCCGGAGGTGGTCGAGGCGTCCGCGCGCCCCGACGGCGACGTGCAGCGGGAACTGGCGCGCAGCCAGGTCGAGCTGGCGAGCGAAGTGTGCCAGGACGCCGCGGAGCTGCTCGACCGGCTCACCCACTTCCGCTCCAGACTGGCCGGCGAGGCCGGGAAACGCCAGCTCCGCCTGGTCGCGACGGCGACCCCGCTGCTGGCCGAGCAGCACCCGCCCGGCATCACCCCCACCCCGCGCTACCGGCGGATGGGTGAGCACTTCGGCCTCATCGCCCGCACCGGCACCACCTGCGGATGCCACGTGCACGTGCGGATCCCGGACCGCGCCACCGGGGTGCGGGTGAGCAACCACACGCGGCCGTGGCTGCCGGTGCTGCTCGCGCTCACCGCGAACTCGCCGTTCGACGGCGGCACGGACACGCGCTACAGCAGCTGGCGGTACGTGCTGTGGTCACGCTGGCCCTCCGCCGGCCCGCCGCTGCTCGCCTCGCTCGACGACTACGAAAGCCGGGTCGCGGCGCTGCTCGAAGCCGGCGCGATGCTCGACCGCGGCATGATCTACTGGGACATCCGCCTGTCCGAGAAGCGCCCCACCCTGGAGTTCCGGATCAGCGACGTGACGGCGACGGCCCGCGAGGCGACCACGCTCGCCGCCCTGGTCCGCGCCCTGGTCCTCACCGCACTGTCCGAACTGGACTCACCACCTCCGCGGGTACCCGGTGAGGTGCTGCGCGCCAACCTGTGGCGTGCGGCGCGGGACGGGCTGGACGGCTCGGCACTGCACCCGGAGACCGGCCGGCTCACCCCGGCCCCGGCGCTGGTCGGGCAGCTCGTCGAGCGGGTCCGGCCTGCCCTCGAGCAGACCGGCGACCTGGATTTCGTGATCGAGTCGCTGGCCTGGGTGCGCGAGCACGGCAACGGCGCCCAGCGGCAGCGCCGGGCCTATGCCCGCAGGCAGGAGCTGTGCGACGTGATCGACCTCCTCAGCCTGCACTGA